One stretch of Variovorax sp. 54 DNA includes these proteins:
- a CDS encoding DUF4781 domain-containing protein: MAAARAAEDARRAAEAEARRIAEEAARKAAEALRLAEEARKKAEAQRKAAEAAELKAAQSKAEADQAEAQKARAQAKTDELDALKKEAASNLSSKESTLAASKLDDVCQSRAKGNPSDATRAAQSEVTAAQKLNALYEAPAAQPGAEPPPPPSAGTKAALQKLQDAAKPVFDAQAKGDKATPAQESARNAAFSDWLEAAQQDMRTAGLKAQAQGKDPQAAIAQEGERVNQEVVAGGLFVPKEMAKSVAEVRDSVQAESPEVRQLRSEQYDVNQSGKQQIADARTEAGKAADAAAKAKADVATYGDGPITSDSRFTARENARAKAAQLGAASDQAEAKYKGLVETFGGHHPDDPTGTDPKAEVFGAVNTDYEARAADLQVQDFEDKYQKALAGGDKKKIDEADTALRQAQGALRHIHAFRDDQAAKVDLRDAATEYTDAEAAWNAEATQRPGTYEVTERDGGKETTKTVRMEGYDPAFRAKPDNEEGKKVQLIDGKRYYVDGNKKTELDPITNRLFAAKEKRDAATTRAGQTDNALRGVVSDLYPGADGGAPKLDASRYADADGINNRLLDANKALAAAYANVDAGPRPAGFVGPVATPPTPLQLGELVEKQYNAQAAFNAMKAMQELRGAERDQAAGKPVDEARLEMLREAARKAQSQDVAWTPSMTPEQEKDLRDKQLPDARNAFKAKDEEYRKLPQPNTPEEKAARDKVLGELDTLKLTVRDKETQIELIDAKRDFRAAQYRLEKTTFAKPQLGMYRQDGETHSDQVYPQNYDPTAGIRRGADGKADPKTLPEGLSPDDVKIETNPCGGGYIVTIKKDSKRVGVQESPIDGRMRNFVVKAGTYEMNPVAAHVWQTSDTGGGRLAKANDARNEVSAALAKAAAEAPPAENALLPPGPDGKPVPTLRMNDDLAPRKKTVDQGVVDAIAARDKAQTAYDAATGDRAKLGNDLADAKSRVQIAQNEQTAVNAVLAWQTDNRNRQIYQADERAGRTAYCYAELPTVTADKSRDKAELARKDWIDSRNKFLVDTAKRDLGQAQTAHDQWKSANPTLAETGSATWTALQDARLQMNVADVNHVAGAADSAIAREKSFISQNLTPDKFQDPRALYSLFEKNPQVMAQSIINSHYLQYGPEPMQMQSRLHLENEVALALGWGPEKPLDGETAADNARIRQTQNLFGNLPREQREMLDKVVDKLVETGGDKARVTVLPVVYALDGDKGGIVKTALFKVESRDKPGQVKFVDEQAWRYDDLDDYRANNSLPVEDVNLVTAKDGKFSVDDKGNVELFSGDARTETGFESARRRYKLDWIAGGVGLVAGVVLTVGSFGTLVGPGMMLAAGSLTVLTAGYGVETSRQSLVRQADHGQSVNPLTNTQARLDWLNLGLSAFSVPVVGASTRAAMQTVRAGRAFKSANSATGAAAEGHLADANRYLQSAKAWGKPASTAAVPLTVGSVYAFEEGARYLMENWDHMTPSERNQQLGMLGLNAGGFATGVAVRGTQGGYNAFKKWLAGKGGPDAVPASHVTNGTPGGDVAASGNARTPAHMLPAAGKKDALTDFREVSSLPADAPVNAAVAPLNSGGRVPPVRATPPVGADAPVAKAPSKPVAEVPADTALNPVVSLALRRSSDDPGTGGGAVPASARRPDVQRAATAANDKGPAANAPQRAALERQRLGGNTGGNSHAWRVAHGDAVPLARDINPTGSDTNCVNSAVTFDRMLSAPGIKMQAVPSGPKTWAQILALYGDAPLSSFGSSREAGAAMSALPDGSRGFVFMGDPNGEAHVVNFVRRGGRTELIDAQAGRLVDSFDAADVKVMVTHEGGQPRVDQTVLSGPRLARFLDASADKVPANGPQGRLAGTPANGGRPGFDADGVPKPPTTSGRPDWEGTAAHVGDLFARQRAAADPDSTLAPLQPSADETAVTNSLMADPAAGSAERFVFTRLGPRDTFYSKQTPEGKRADMRVPNNRTFDNFPDASATAVREGGGWVQRVKPDPNKLPLNARRKVGADEIVGALHVNGEGQVLPMGIPNARDAAALAATDGVPTWKQGTKGLLSDQPKDALIRAKGMTIIAGGTRVVFEAVKPVFGVPADWAGGRTAGYAGYPLSSFGRAAYLKASQRAKESMAAATRGDRGKADELMDKVISGSGWRGDKIMDAKKIASLRSDVNKVATLGEKFADARRAVPGGPSEKDFQLHTILPTDESALALAPSGYLKGVPGMRDFLGLQGADPAGEFHGQRPSKIRDQLLVRIDRMSADELQRAADPSHPDDSPQAQLLREFPEVQAKFRNTLDERAKMREAHEALYTQLKSMFPDDPDVPGKPHGALYIKVASMLKDKTGIDPQAAESMGGSTNSPNTRLGLVSRRATILVSMNTFVGVAFKPLNAGGGWRTDVGNFADSLSIGTLGANYIYNNKVDKLATIDRTVAEGARAANKSEKEYLNDNPTLKETQTAAKKEKDNWNKYRDFAGGLSAARATAVGLGLLEAGPEILAYGAFAQAGLTLTWVGLQQIPKLRNGAAPHLTKSLKWLAVGAIAIVPAATALYKAFFGTDQQKSDSVVKMVWNGFTGLFEQRPVTPTPTVTPTPSTAKTPSPSATTPSPSATATTPPPTTTPPPTTTTPPPSGKPTPILVTVDGNDPDTATLWGISEHNEQTLLTPLQLGEARREGGEVRVINEALSQLFNLNPRFDRRLMDGVASNVAGDPDTLLNGWQIEVGQRPAT; encoded by the coding sequence ATGGCCGCCGCGCGTGCCGCCGAAGACGCGCGGCGCGCCGCCGAAGCCGAAGCACGCCGGATCGCCGAAGAGGCCGCGCGCAAGGCGGCCGAGGCTCTGCGCCTGGCGGAAGAGGCCCGCAAGAAAGCGGAGGCGCAAAGAAAGGCCGCCGAGGCGGCCGAGCTCAAGGCCGCGCAGAGCAAGGCCGAAGCCGACCAGGCCGAAGCGCAGAAGGCGCGCGCGCAGGCCAAGACCGACGAACTCGATGCGCTGAAGAAAGAGGCTGCGTCCAATCTGAGCAGCAAGGAATCGACCCTGGCGGCCAGCAAGCTGGACGACGTGTGCCAGAGCCGCGCCAAGGGCAATCCGTCGGACGCGACGCGCGCCGCGCAGAGCGAGGTGACTGCGGCGCAGAAACTCAATGCACTCTACGAGGCACCGGCGGCTCAGCCGGGCGCCGAGCCGCCGCCACCGCCCAGCGCAGGAACCAAGGCCGCCCTCCAGAAGCTCCAGGATGCCGCCAAGCCTGTGTTCGATGCACAGGCGAAGGGCGACAAGGCCACGCCGGCGCAGGAGAGCGCACGCAACGCAGCGTTCAGCGACTGGCTGGAAGCCGCCCAACAGGACATGCGCACGGCCGGGCTGAAGGCGCAGGCCCAGGGCAAGGACCCGCAGGCGGCCATCGCCCAGGAAGGGGAACGGGTCAACCAGGAGGTCGTGGCAGGCGGCCTGTTCGTGCCCAAGGAGATGGCAAAGAGCGTTGCCGAGGTGCGCGACAGCGTGCAGGCCGAGTCGCCCGAAGTCCGGCAACTGCGCAGCGAGCAATACGACGTCAACCAGTCCGGCAAGCAGCAGATTGCCGATGCACGCACCGAGGCGGGCAAGGCGGCGGACGCGGCCGCCAAGGCCAAGGCGGATGTCGCGACCTACGGCGATGGTCCGATCACCAGCGACAGCCGGTTCACGGCGCGGGAAAACGCCCGGGCCAAAGCGGCGCAGCTTGGCGCCGCATCGGACCAGGCGGAGGCGAAATACAAAGGGCTTGTCGAGACCTTCGGCGGCCACCACCCGGACGATCCGACAGGCACCGACCCCAAGGCCGAAGTCTTCGGCGCCGTCAACACCGACTACGAAGCGCGCGCGGCCGACCTGCAGGTGCAGGACTTCGAAGACAAGTACCAGAAGGCGCTGGCCGGTGGCGACAAGAAGAAGATCGACGAGGCCGACACCGCGCTACGCCAGGCGCAGGGGGCGCTGCGCCACATCCATGCCTTCCGGGACGACCAGGCCGCCAAGGTCGACCTGCGCGACGCCGCGACGGAGTACACCGACGCGGAAGCGGCCTGGAACGCGGAAGCCACCCAGCGGCCCGGCACCTATGAAGTGACCGAGCGCGACGGCGGCAAGGAGACGACCAAGACCGTCAGGATGGAGGGCTACGACCCGGCGTTCCGGGCCAAGCCCGACAACGAAGAGGGCAAGAAGGTCCAGCTGATCGACGGCAAGCGCTACTACGTCGATGGCAACAAGAAAACGGAGCTGGACCCGATCACGAACCGCCTGTTTGCCGCGAAGGAAAAGCGCGATGCGGCCACGACGCGCGCCGGCCAGACCGACAACGCGCTGCGCGGCGTCGTGAGCGACCTGTATCCCGGTGCCGATGGCGGCGCACCCAAGCTCGATGCGTCCCGCTACGCCGACGCGGACGGAATCAACAATCGCCTCCTGGATGCCAACAAGGCACTGGCTGCCGCCTATGCCAACGTCGATGCAGGGCCGCGCCCTGCGGGCTTCGTCGGGCCGGTGGCCACGCCCCCCACGCCGTTGCAGCTGGGTGAACTGGTCGAGAAGCAATACAACGCGCAAGCCGCCTTCAACGCCATGAAGGCGATGCAGGAACTGCGCGGCGCCGAACGCGACCAGGCGGCCGGCAAGCCGGTGGACGAGGCCCGGCTCGAAATGCTGCGCGAGGCAGCGCGCAAGGCGCAGAGCCAGGACGTTGCGTGGACCCCTTCGATGACGCCGGAGCAGGAGAAGGACCTGCGCGACAAGCAACTGCCCGACGCGCGCAACGCGTTCAAGGCCAAGGACGAGGAATACCGCAAGCTCCCGCAGCCCAACACGCCCGAGGAAAAGGCGGCGCGCGACAAGGTGCTGGGCGAACTCGACACCCTGAAGCTCACGGTGCGCGACAAGGAAACGCAGATCGAGCTGATCGACGCGAAGCGCGACTTCCGGGCAGCGCAATACCGGTTGGAAAAGACGACATTCGCCAAGCCCCAACTGGGGATGTACAGACAGGACGGGGAAACCCACAGCGACCAGGTCTATCCCCAGAACTACGACCCCACGGCGGGGATCCGGCGCGGCGCCGACGGCAAGGCCGATCCCAAGACCTTGCCGGAGGGCCTCTCGCCGGACGACGTGAAGATCGAGACCAACCCTTGTGGCGGCGGCTACATCGTCACGATCAAGAAGGACTCCAAGCGCGTGGGTGTGCAGGAGTCGCCCATCGACGGACGCATGCGCAATTTCGTGGTGAAGGCCGGCACCTACGAAATGAACCCTGTCGCTGCCCACGTGTGGCAGACCTCGGACACGGGCGGCGGGCGGCTTGCGAAAGCCAACGACGCCCGCAACGAAGTCAGTGCCGCACTGGCCAAGGCGGCGGCGGAAGCACCGCCCGCAGAAAATGCGCTGCTGCCACCGGGCCCCGACGGAAAGCCCGTGCCGACCCTGCGCATGAACGACGACCTGGCACCGCGCAAGAAGACCGTGGACCAGGGCGTGGTCGATGCCATTGCCGCAAGGGACAAGGCGCAGACGGCCTACGACGCAGCGACCGGCGACCGAGCCAAGCTCGGCAACGATCTCGCGGACGCCAAGTCGCGCGTGCAGATCGCCCAGAACGAACAGACGGCGGTGAATGCCGTGCTCGCCTGGCAGACGGACAACCGCAATCGCCAGATCTACCAAGCCGACGAACGCGCGGGGCGCACCGCGTATTGCTATGCCGAGTTGCCGACGGTCACGGCGGACAAGTCGCGCGACAAGGCGGAGCTGGCACGCAAGGACTGGATCGATTCGCGCAACAAGTTTCTGGTCGACACCGCAAAGCGCGACCTGGGCCAGGCACAGACGGCCCACGACCAATGGAAGAGTGCGAACCCGACCTTGGCCGAGACCGGCTCGGCCACCTGGACGGCGCTGCAGGATGCCAGGCTCCAGATGAATGTCGCCGACGTCAACCACGTGGCCGGCGCCGCGGACAGTGCGATTGCGCGCGAGAAGAGCTTCATTTCGCAGAACCTCACGCCCGACAAGTTCCAGGACCCGCGTGCGCTCTACAGCCTGTTCGAGAAAAATCCGCAGGTGATGGCGCAGTCCATCATCAACAGCCACTATCTGCAATACGGTCCCGAGCCGATGCAGATGCAAAGCCGCCTGCACCTGGAGAACGAGGTGGCGCTGGCACTGGGCTGGGGCCCCGAAAAACCGCTCGACGGTGAAACCGCCGCAGACAACGCAAGGATCCGCCAGACCCAGAACCTGTTCGGCAACCTGCCCAGGGAACAGCGGGAGATGCTGGACAAGGTGGTGGACAAGCTGGTGGAGACCGGCGGCGACAAGGCCCGCGTGACGGTGCTCCCGGTGGTCTATGCACTCGACGGCGACAAGGGGGGCATTGTCAAGACGGCCCTGTTCAAGGTGGAGAGCCGGGACAAGCCGGGGCAGGTGAAATTCGTCGACGAGCAAGCCTGGCGCTACGACGACCTTGACGACTACCGGGCCAACAACAGCCTGCCGGTGGAAGACGTCAACCTCGTGACGGCGAAAGACGGCAAGTTCTCGGTCGACGACAAGGGCAACGTCGAGCTGTTCAGCGGCGACGCGCGCACCGAGACCGGCTTTGAATCCGCGCGGCGCCGCTACAAGCTCGACTGGATCGCGGGCGGCGTCGGGCTCGTCGCCGGCGTGGTGCTGACCGTGGGCTCGTTCGGGACGCTGGTGGGCCCTGGCATGATGCTCGCGGCAGGTTCGCTCACCGTGCTCACGGCCGGCTACGGCGTCGAGACCTCGCGGCAAAGCCTGGTCCGGCAGGCCGACCACGGGCAGAGCGTGAACCCCCTCACGAACACGCAGGCACGCCTGGACTGGTTGAATCTGGGCCTGTCTGCATTCAGCGTGCCGGTGGTCGGTGCATCCACCCGGGCGGCCATGCAGACGGTGCGCGCCGGCAGGGCCTTCAAGTCGGCCAACAGCGCCACAGGGGCGGCGGCCGAGGGCCACCTTGCGGATGCCAATCGCTACCTGCAGAGCGCCAAGGCCTGGGGAAAGCCTGCCTCGACGGCGGCGGTGCCGCTGACCGTCGGCAGTGTCTATGCCTTCGAGGAAGGCGCGCGCTATCTGATGGAGAACTGGGACCACATGACCCCCTCCGAGCGCAACCAGCAGCTGGGCATGCTCGGCCTGAACGCGGGCGGCTTTGCCACGGGGGTGGCTGTGCGCGGCACTCAGGGTGGCTACAACGCGTTCAAGAAGTGGCTTGCCGGCAAGGGCGGCCCTGACGCCGTGCCCGCCAGCCACGTGACGAACGGGACGCCGGGCGGGGATGTCGCGGCATCCGGCAATGCGCGCACGCCCGCCCACATGCTGCCGGCCGCCGGAAAGAAGGACGCCCTGACCGACTTCCGCGAAGTCTCGTCGCTGCCGGCCGACGCCCCGGTCAATGCCGCTGTCGCTCCGTTGAACAGCGGTGGGCGGGTGCCGCCGGTGCGCGCGACACCGCCGGTCGGGGCCGATGCGCCCGTCGCGAAGGCGCCATCGAAGCCGGTGGCGGAGGTGCCGGCCGACACCGCGCTGAACCCGGTGGTTTCGCTCGCCTTGCGACGTTCCAGCGACGACCCCGGCACGGGTGGCGGCGCAGTGCCCGCCTCGGCGCGCAGGCCCGATGTCCAGCGCGCGGCAACGGCGGCCAACGACAAGGGCCCCGCAGCGAATGCACCGCAGCGTGCCGCGCTGGAGCGCCAGCGCTTGGGTGGCAATACCGGCGGCAACAGCCATGCCTGGCGCGTGGCGCACGGCGACGCGGTCCCGCTGGCGCGCGACATCAACCCGACCGGCTCCGACACCAACTGCGTCAACAGCGCCGTCACCTTCGACCGGATGCTGAGTGCGCCCGGCATCAAGATGCAGGCCGTTCCTTCGGGACCGAAGACCTGGGCGCAGATCCTTGCGCTGTACGGCGATGCGCCCCTGTCATCGTTCGGCAGTTCGCGAGAGGCGGGGGCCGCGATGTCGGCGCTGCCGGACGGCTCGCGCGGCTTCGTCTTCATGGGCGATCCGAACGGAGAGGCCCATGTCGTCAACTTCGTGCGGCGCGGTGGACGCACGGAACTCATCGATGCCCAGGCAGGAAGGCTGGTCGACAGCTTCGACGCCGCCGATGTCAAAGTGATGGTGACGCACGAAGGCGGCCAGCCCCGGGTCGACCAGACGGTGTTGTCCGGCCCGCGCCTGGCGCGTTTTCTCGACGCTTCTGCGGACAAGGTGCCGGCCAATGGTCCGCAGGGTCGGCTGGCGGGCACGCCGGCCAATGGCGGGCGGCCGGGCTTCGACGCGGACGGCGTGCCCAAGCCGCCGACCACGTCGGGCCGCCCCGACTGGGAGGGCACGGCCGCGCATGTCGGCGATCTGTTTGCAAGGCAACGAGCGGCGGCCGACCCGGATTCGACGTTGGCGCCGCTGCAGCCTTCGGCCGATGAAACGGCAGTGACGAATTCGCTGATGGCCGACCCGGCCGCGGGTTCGGCCGAGCGCTTCGTGTTCACCAGGCTGGGGCCGCGCGACACCTTCTACAGCAAGCAGACTCCCGAGGGCAAACGGGCCGACATGCGCGTACCCAACAACAGGACCTTCGACAACTTCCCCGATGCCAGCGCGACCGCGGTGCGCGAAGGCGGCGGCTGGGTACAGCGCGTGAAGCCCGATCCGAACAAGCTGCCGCTCAACGCCCGCCGCAAGGTGGGCGCCGACGAGATCGTGGGTGCGCTGCACGTCAACGGTGAAGGGCAGGTGCTGCCGATGGGCATACCCAACGCACGCGATGCCGCCGCGCTGGCCGCGACCGATGGTGTGCCGACGTGGAAGCAGGGCACCAAGGGCCTGCTGTCGGACCAGCCGAAGGACGCGCTGATTCGCGCCAAGGGGATGACGATCATTGCCGGCGGCACGCGCGTCGTCTTCGAGGCGGTCAAGCCCGTCTTCGGCGTGCCGGCCGACTGGGCCGGCGGCCGCACGGCGGGTTACGCGGGCTATCCGCTGTCGAGCTTCGGCCGCGCGGCCTATCTCAAGGCCTCCCAACGCGCGAAAGAGTCAATGGCCGCCGCCACGCGAGGAGACCGCGGCAAGGCCGACGAACTCATGGACAAGGTGATCAGCGGCAGTGGCTGGCGCGGCGACAAGATCATGGACGCGAAGAAAATCGCCTCGCTGCGCAGCGACGTGAACAAAGTGGCGACGCTCGGAGAAAAGTTTGCGGACGCGCGCAGGGCGGTGCCGGGCGGCCCGTCGGAAAAGGACTTTCAGCTGCACACGATCCTCCCGACCGATGAGAGTGCCCTGGCCCTGGCGCCGTCCGGCTACCTCAAAGGCGTGCCGGGCATGCGCGATTTCCTGGGCCTGCAAGGCGCCGATCCCGCGGGCGAATTCCACGGCCAGCGCCCGTCGAAGATTCGCGACCAGCTGCTCGTGCGCATCGACCGGATGAGCGCCGACGAACTTCAGCGCGCGGCCGATCCTTCGCATCCCGATGATTCGCCGCAGGCGCAACTGCTGCGCGAGTTCCCCGAAGTGCAGGCGAAATTCAGGAACACGCTCGACGAGCGCGCCAAGATGCGGGAGGCACATGAAGCGCTCTACACCCAGCTGAAATCCATGTTCCCCGACGATCCGGATGTGCCGGGCAAGCCCCATGGTGCGCTCTACATCAAGGTGGCGTCGATGCTCAAGGACAAGACGGGCATCGATCCGCAGGCGGCCGAAAGCATGGGTGGCAGCACCAATTCGCCGAACACGCGCCTCGGGCTGGTCAGCCGGCGCGCGACCATCCTCGTGAGCATGAACACCTTTGTCGGCGTCGCCTTCAAGCCGCTGAACGCGGGTGGCGGTTGGAGGACGGACGTGGGCAATTTTGCCGACTCGCTCTCGATCGGAACCCTGGGTGCGAACTACATCTACAACAACAAGGTGGACAAGCTCGCCACCATCGACCGGACCGTCGCCGAGGGGGCCAGGGCGGCAAACAAATCGGAGAAGGAGTACCTCAACGACAACCCGACGCTGAAGGAGACGCAGACGGCAGCGAAGAAGGAGAAAGACAACTGGAACAAGTACCGCGACTTCGCGGGTGGCCTGAGCGCCGCGCGGGCCACCGCAGTGGGCTTGGGGTTGCTGGAAGCAGGGCCTGAAATACTGGCCTACGGCGCCTTCGCGCAGGCCGGGCTCACGCTCACCTGGGTCGGCCTGCAGCAGATTCCGAAGCTGCGCAACGGCGCGGCACCCCATCTCACCAAGTCCCTCAAGTGGTTGGCGGTCGGTGCGATCGCGATCGTTCCTGCGGCCACAGCGCTGTACAAGGCCTTTTTCGGCACTGACCAGCAAAAGTCCGACAGCGTGGTGAAGATGGTGTGGAACGGCTTCACGGGATTGTTCGAGCAGAGGCCGGTCACGCCGACGCCGACCGTCACACCGACGCCGTCGACTGCGAAGACGCCATCGCCGAGCGCGACGACACCGTCTCCGAGCGCGACTGCGACAACGCCACCGCCGACCACGACGCCGCCCCCGACCACGACAACCCCACCGCCCTCCGGCAAGCCCACGCCCATCCTCGTCACCGTCGACGGCAACGACCCCGACACCGCCACGCTCTGGGGCATTTCCGAGCACAACGAGCAGACGCTGCTCACGCCGCTTCAACTCGGCGAGGCACGGCGCGAGGGCGGAGAGGTCCGCGTGATCAACGAGGCCCTGTCGCAGCTCTTCAACCTGAACCCACGCTTCGACCGACGGCTCATGGACGGTGTGGCCAGCAATGTCGCGGGCGACCCGGACACGCTGCTCAACGGCTGGCAGATCGAGGTCGGACAGAGGCCGGCCACCTGA
- a CDS encoding EscU/YscU/HrcU family type III secretion system export apparatus switch protein, translating to MAEKDQDPTPKRLRDARKRGEVVFSNDVASTLVFAVVVVCMWLGGGAIYSLLRELWLHATSTPLLTQPDDRFAELLLHTGAALVWGTLPVTAIAAVAGIVGSLAQVGGVAAWERLKPDVSRMNPAQGLQRIFSTRNLINLLKMSVKTALLAGLMFVVVRGFVDTSLKLGHATPAAIMTASAHMVLVAFGWAVVIYALMAAVDYAHEHFEFMKQQRMSIDDIRQEYKEVEGDPINQSRRRSAHFEAVYASLGDRVRMASAVIHSARTAVALQYLGETDLPRVIARGEGEVAAQIRRFAGEGLVPMEFEPSLAERIYAEVPVDQPIPRSLYAPVATLLRWAQGQG from the coding sequence ATGGCCGAGAAAGACCAGGACCCCACCCCCAAGCGCCTGCGCGATGCGCGCAAGCGCGGCGAAGTGGTGTTCAGCAACGACGTGGCCTCGACCCTCGTGTTCGCCGTGGTCGTGGTCTGCATGTGGCTGGGCGGCGGCGCCATCTACAGCCTGCTGCGCGAGCTGTGGCTGCACGCCACCAGCACCCCCCTGCTCACGCAACCCGACGACCGCTTTGCGGAGCTGCTGCTGCATACCGGCGCCGCGCTGGTGTGGGGCACGCTGCCTGTCACGGCCATCGCGGCGGTGGCCGGCATCGTCGGCTCGCTGGCCCAGGTGGGCGGCGTGGCCGCGTGGGAACGGCTCAAGCCCGACGTGAGCCGCATGAACCCGGCGCAGGGCCTGCAGCGCATCTTTTCCACGCGCAATCTCATCAACCTCCTGAAGATGAGCGTCAAGACCGCGCTGCTCGCGGGCCTGATGTTCGTGGTGGTGCGCGGCTTCGTCGACACCTCGCTCAAGCTCGGCCACGCGACCCCGGCCGCGATCATGACCGCCTCGGCGCACATGGTGCTCGTGGCCTTCGGCTGGGCCGTGGTGATCTACGCACTGATGGCCGCGGTCGACTACGCCCACGAGCACTTCGAGTTCATGAAGCAGCAGCGCATGTCGATCGACGACATCCGCCAGGAATACAAGGAAGTGGAGGGCGACCCGATCAACCAGTCGCGCCGCCGCTCCGCCCACTTCGAGGCCGTGTACGCCAGCCTGGGCGACCGCGTGCGCATGGCCTCGGCCGTGATCCATTCGGCCCGCACCGCCGTGGCCCTGCAGTACCTCGGCGAAACCGACCTGCCGCGCGTGATCGCGCGCGGCGAGGGCGAGGTGGCCGCGCAGATCCGCCGCTTTGCCGGCGAGGGCCTGGTGCCGATGGAGTTCGAGCCGTCGCTGGCCGAGCGCATCTACGCCGAGGTGCCGGTCGACCAGCCGATTCCGCGCTCGCTGTATGCGCCCGTGGCCACGCTCCTGCGCTGGGCGCAGGGGCAGGGGTGA